Proteins from a single region of Harpia harpyja isolate bHarHar1 chromosome 14, bHarHar1 primary haplotype, whole genome shotgun sequence:
- the FAM174B gene encoding membrane protein FAM174B has protein sequence MRSAAPLLLLSACLLLPLLLPAAPGARGSQEPAAVNGSRPPAEAAGAPGNHSGAQLSPVPALLRDLSALKAAVIGACALTAALIACLLLRVFRSGKRIKKTRKYDIITTPAERVEMAPLNEEDDEDEDSTVFDVKYR, from the exons ATGCGCTCcgcagccccgctgctgctgctctcggcctgcctgctgctgccgctgctgctgccggccGCGCCCGGCGCCCGCGGCAGCCAGGAGCCGGCGGCGGTGAAcggcagccgcccgcccgccgagGCGGCCGGCGCGCCCGGCAACCACAGCGGGGCCCAGCTCAGCCCCGTGCCCGCGCTGCTCCGCGACCTCTCCGCGCTGAAGGCCGCCGTCATCGGGGCCTGCGCCCTCACGGCCGCCCTCATCGCCTGCCTCCTGCTCCGCGTCTTCAG GTCTGGCAAGAGGATTAAGAAGACCAGGAAGTACGACATAATCACCACTCCAGCCGAGCGGGTAGAAATGGCTCCTCTGAATGAAGAAGATGATGAGGATGAAGACTCAACAGTGTTTGATGTGAAATACAG